A stretch of the Streptomyces sp. NBC_01428 genome encodes the following:
- a CDS encoding GTP-binding protein, whose product MDFASSDGGRATTSAKIVVAGGFGVGKTTFVGAVSEINPLRTEAVMTSASAGIDDLTHTGDKTTTTVAMDFGRITLDQDLILYLFGTPGQDRFWFMWDDLVRGAIGAVVLVDTRRLADCFPAVDYFENSGLPFVIALNGFDGHQPYNPEEVREALQIGPDAPIITTDARHRADAKSALITLVEHALMARLR is encoded by the coding sequence GTGGACTTCGCAAGCTCTGACGGAGGCCGGGCGACCACCTCCGCGAAGATCGTCGTGGCGGGCGGCTTCGGTGTCGGCAAGACCACGTTCGTGGGTGCCGTCTCCGAGATCAACCCGCTGCGCACCGAGGCCGTCATGACGTCCGCTTCGGCGGGCATCGACGACCTCACCCACACCGGGGACAAGACCACCACCACGGTGGCCATGGACTTCGGCCGTATCACCCTGGACCAGGACCTGATCCTGTACCTGTTCGGTACCCCGGGTCAGGACCGGTTCTGGTTCATGTGGGACGACCTGGTCCGCGGCGCCATCGGCGCGGTGGTCCTGGTCGACACCCGGCGTCTCGCCGACTGCTTCCCCGCGGTCGACTACTTCGAGAACAGCGGCCTGCCGTTCGTCATCGCCCTCAACGGCTTCGACGGACACCAGCCGTACAACCCCGAGGAAGTGCGCGAGGCCCTGCAGATCGGTCCGGACGCTCCGATCATCACGACGGACGCCCGACACCGTGCGGATGCGAAGAGCGCTCTCA
- a CDS encoding DUF742 domain-containing protein, which yields MTPPTASHDPYAEPYGDEGDQPLVRPYAMTGGRTRPRYQLAIEALISTTADPAQLMGLLPEHQRICHLCREVKSVAEVSALLSMPLGVARILVADLAEAGLVAIHQPGGDENNGGAPDVTLLERVLSGLRKL from the coding sequence ATGACCCCGCCCACCGCCTCTCATGATCCGTACGCTGAGCCGTACGGGGACGAGGGCGACCAGCCGCTGGTACGTCCGTACGCGATGACCGGCGGCCGGACCCGGCCGCGGTACCAACTCGCCATAGAGGCGCTGATCAGCACCACGGCCGACCCGGCGCAGCTGATGGGGCTGCTCCCCGAACACCAGCGCATCTGCCACCTGTGCCGGGAAGTGAAGTCGGTGGCCGAGGTCTCGGCGCTCCTGTCCATGCCTCTCGGTGTGGCCAGGATCCTCGTCGCGGACCTCGCGGAGGCCGGACTGGTCGCCATTCACCAGCCTGGCGGCGATGAGAACAACGGCGGCGCGCCGGACGTGACTTTGCTCGAAAGGGTGCTCAGTGGACTTCGCAAGCTCTGA
- a CDS encoding roadblock/LC7 domain-containing protein, giving the protein MSQAAQNLNWLITNFVDNTPGVSHTVVVSADGLLLAMSEGFPRDRADQLAAVASGLTSLTAGASRIFEGGTVAQTVVEMERGFLFLMSVSDGSSLAVLSHPECDIGLVGYEMALLVDRAGAVLTPDLRAELQGSLLH; this is encoded by the coding sequence ATGAGCCAGGCGGCACAGAACCTCAACTGGTTGATCACCAACTTTGTGGACAACACCCCTGGGGTGTCCCACACCGTCGTCGTGTCCGCCGACGGACTCCTTCTGGCCATGTCCGAAGGCTTCCCCCGCGACCGCGCGGACCAACTGGCGGCCGTCGCCTCCGGACTGACCTCGCTGACCGCCGGGGCATCCCGGATCTTCGAGGGCGGGACGGTGGCACAGACGGTCGTGGAGATGGAGCGCGGCTTCCTCTTCCTGATGTCCGTCTCGGACGGATCGTCCCTCGCGGTCCTCTCCCACCCGGAGTGCGACATCGGTCTCGTCGGCTACGAGATGGCACTGCTCGTCGACCGTGCGGGCGCTGTCCTCACGCCGGACCTGCGTGCCGAACTACAAGGCAGTCTGCTTCACTGA